In Cytobacillus sp. IB215665, the genomic window AAAATTGTATTGGAAAACAATCCCCCATCTTAATGCTTAGAGAAGGGGGACATATAAATAATTAATTTTTTCCTTGTAATAATTCCATTTTATGAGCGACAAACTTATTTCGTTGAATAAATATTAAGCGTGTAAATAAACAAATTGCTCCAACCGTTAATCCTGATATTAAGCCAATCCAATAACCAAATGCATCAAATGATGTATAGTTAGCAAGTATATATCCTAGTGGAAGACCGATAATCCAATAAGACACAAATGCCAACATAAAGGTTACATTTACATCTTTATAGCCCCTGAGTGCTCCTTGAATAGGGCTCCCGATTGCATCTGATAATTGGAAAAAAATAGCAAAAAATAAAAACTGCTTCGTTAATGATAAGACCGTTGGATCAGTTGAATAGAGGCCTGCAACAGTATCTCTAAATATAAATAAACCTACAGCACACCCAATAGCTAATATTACTGCAATGCTAATTCCTAAGTAGCTATATTGTACAGCGTCTTTATATCGATTTGCGCCTACTTCAAATCCTACCGAGATAGTTAATGCCATTGAAATACTTAACGGTAGCATGTATAAAAATGATGAAAAATTTAGTGCAGCTTGATGAGCTGCAATGGTGTCTGTATTAAATTGACTCATTAGCAAAGTGACGGCAGCAAATATACTCGTCTCAAAAAAGATCGCAAATCCAATGGGTACACCGATTTTTATTTGCTCTTTCCAAGCTGTGAATGACAATCTTTCAAACTTAGAAAAGAGTTGAAATTTAGCAAATGGTTGTACTTTTTTAATAATAAAAATTGTAATAATTAATAAACACCAATACGTAATAGCCGAGGCATAGCCAGCTCCTACTCCGCCTAATTTTGGAAAACCAAATTTCCCAAAAATCAGTAAATAGTTCAATAGAACATTGATAGGGAGTGAAATAAGGGTAATGATCATTGTTGTTCGAGTTTGACCAAGACCATCAATAAAGAAACGTAAAACGTTGTAAAAAAATAAAGGAAGTAAACCGAACGACAATGCTTTTAAATAGTCAAAAGCAATATTACTTACATGGTTATCTAGATCCATAGCATTAATAATCGGTTCTAAAAAGAATAATCCGATAATGAATACTACTAAGGCGATGACTAATGATAAATATACTGCTTGAATGACAGAAAAAGAGACTTTTCTTGTCTCATCAGCACCTACATATTGTGAAACTATGGGTGTTAGTGCCATAAGAATTCCTGCTAATCCTGTAAATATTGGTACCCATAAGCTTGAACCTATTGCAACACCAGCCAAGTCATTTTTTCCCGCATGACCAGACATAATTGTGTCAAAAAAATTCATCGAAAACATGCCAAGCTGAGTAATTAGAATAGGAATTAAGATGGAAGTAAACTGTTTTAGCTTTTCAGATTTTGTGTTAGTTTCTTTCATTTGTAGTCTCCTCAAATAGTGGGATGAACATTTATACAGATGTAAATAGAAAAAGTAAGTATTAAAACCAACATACATTTATGAACAAATTGTATCTTTCTTTACTTCGATAAACATAGCGGTTGTTATTTTTTTGTAAAGCATAGGACATATTAGAACAACTAAATTTGATTTTATAAGATCTTTATCGTTGGCTGTTTGCGTGTTGCTTCTACATCTCTCTTCTATAAAATGATGACTGTTGAGTAAAGCGACATTCATCTTTTATTTTAGAACTGTAGGAACATAGATCACGAAAGGGCCTTGTAATAAGAGAAAACCACAATATAACTAACGTTTAAGGCATTTTACTTCTCTAAAGAATATAAAATTCATATTATGCACATCAGTTACTCAAATTTTAGTGAAAACTAGAAAGCTATCGTAAAATGCGTTGTTTATGCCACAGTACGAAAATGGCAAAGCAGTGAGAATAATCTTGATATAGTTGGTTGTTCAAACAGCTTTTATATAAACTATGATTATATCACAACTAACCCGTACCACAATACTATGATACGGGATAAACGGTTGTTATTGTTAATTTAGTTCAAGGCTATTTTAAGAGTTTCAAGATTTTTTTCCATCAGGCTAAAATAGTCTTCACCATTTGTGATGTCGTTATCAGTTAAGACTGACAAGTTATGAATTTGCAGAGGTGTTGCATTAAGCTCATTTTTAATAACATCTGTCACTTTTGGTTTTACATTTTGTTCTAATAAAATATATTTTATTTGATGTTCGTTAGCAGTTTCAATAATTTCAGCTAATTGTTTTTGTGAAGGCTCATTAGTTGATGAGATTCCTGCAACAGCTATTTGATTGATGCCATACCTAGATTCCCAATAACTATATGCAGCGTGAGATACAAGTATTTCTCTACGTTCTGCTTGCTCTATTGTTGTCTGTAACTGATGGTCGAGTTTTGTTAACTTTTCTTTTAATAATAGAAAGTTGTTTTCGAAATCATCCTTTGCTTCAGGTTTTAAGGCAGCTAAGGCATCCTTTATTTCCTCGGCCAGTTCAATCGCGAATGTCGGGTCTAGCCAAACATGTGGATTAAGATCATCGTCATGTTGGTCATGATCGCTATCTTCATGCTCATTTTCTTCCGGCTTCTCTTCTTCAGAATGGTTTTCCTCTTCTTCGGAATGATTTTGCTCCTCATTCATCAATTTGTCAGCGGTTGCCACAAATTTAACATTCTCTTTTTCTAACGCATCTTTCATGCTATCTACATAATTTTCTAGTTGATTACTGCTATAAATAAATAGATTTGCATTGGCAATTTCGATCATTTTTTTAGGGGTAGGTTCAAATGTATGTGCGTCTGCTCCAGCAGGAATGACTGATACTACCTCAACATGTTCTTGGCCTATTTTCTTTGTGAAATCCTCCAATGGATAAAGAGTCGTATAAATTTGTAAGGTTTCATCATTTGTTGGGCTTGTTGTTACTGTATTGCTATTCTGGTTACTACACCCCACTAATACAAGCATAATCATTATTGCTATTACGTATACACGATTGAGTAAAGACATATATAAGTTCTTCCTTTCTTTCAAACTACATATGTATTATATCGTAATCGTTACGATTTGCAAATAGTAATGATTACGCTTTTTAAAAATATTTATATGTGTAACAGCATGAATATAGATGAAGTTTTTCGTATTATTCCATATTTTATATAATGTACCCAAAAAATTGTACGTTTTCATCATGTCCATTCGTACAAACAAAATACACTAATCTTTCATAGAAATATATAGATAAGAATGGGGAGGTGATATTATGTGTGGTTATGGTGGTGTAGCAGGTGCTGGCTACCCTGGGTACGGTTACGGCCCTGGAGTAGGAGGAGCCTTTGGATCAGGGTTTGCGTTGATCGTTGTATTATTTATTCTACTCATTATCGTATTAGTCGGTGTGTGTGCGATTGTGTAAATAAAAAACTTGTCATTTCATATAGGGAGGTCCAAAAACCTCTCTATTTTGATTTGTAGGCTGTTTTCGCATTGACTGATACTTATCGTTCTATGGTATAAGCGCGTATATACCTAGCATTCGTGGCATCTTTTCTTCTGTACAATGATGACTAACATATAAAACGACTCAACAGCAGCTGAGATTACGAAAATAGCCTAATTATAAAAAATTAGCGCATCTTACGATTAAATCAACAATTAATAGCTAAGCTTATATTGTTGTTAAGGCTGTTTATGCATTAATTGTTGCTTTACATAATAAGAGCTAACCCATGAGTATAACTAACGTTTTGGCATTTTTTCTTAACTAAAGACTACTCAGTTACTTACAAGTAAGAGAAGAAAGCAACAAAGTGTACAAAAAGAGCCTTATTAAAAGGCGTAAAGAATAAGAGTTCCCTAGGATATTTTCTCTAATTAAACAATCAGCAGAAGTCAACAATTTTTGTAGGTGTGATTTTGTTGGAACAACAAAGCTAACGAATAAAGCCTTTGTGGAAAGTAGAACGAAATGTTAATGTTCGAATTCCCAACTTTAAGATTACTATATGAAAGGGAGTGAGGTGTAAGAATCTATTTTTAAGGTTACTATCGGTATACATAAAGAAGTTATGCTTAACATTAAATAATAACTATATGCTTCACATTCAATCTTTACTCATGAATACGTATGTAACCTCCCTACTATCACAGGTGAGGTGTTTGAAGTAGGGAGGCCGGATTTACAAGTGGATTAGTTTATCTTATGCAAGCGAAATTGTTCAGCTTGTGTAGTTGTCTTAGGTGAAATGCATATTTTAAGCCTTAAATCTATTCTTCTCTTGAAAACTTTGGGAATTGTTTTATTTAACAGCATATATATTAACGGTAAATGACTGTCCTGATGTACTTAATGGGTCTGCAATATATAAAGAATCATTTTTGATTACCTCAGTATAAGAACCATTTTTTAATGAGTTAAAAATGATAGGGTCAGTCCAGATAGAAACATCCTCTTTTACACTAAAGCTAATTTTAGCAGCATTAGAAGTATCGACGATTTCCCAATACAATTTTTGTGTCCCAGCTGGTAAATTTGCTGTACTGAAATTGTTACTAGAACGATGTTTCTGACCGGATTGTGGTCCACCTTCAGAAGAAATTGTCGCAATGAGTGTTAGCTCTTCTTTATCAGGTCCATCAAAAGTGCTTCCTTCGTTCATGCTTTTAATAATATCTACGATGTCTGTTTCGTGAAACCAATCCAACATGATGATGTTTAATGGCTTACTTGACCATTCATTTTGTACTAAGGTAGGAATTTCATTGTTAGCTAGCCTTACTAGATCATGTAACGAATTAACTCCTGTTGCAGAAAATGGATCAAAACCACCGAGAACCGCATCAACAATAACATCTTCATCTGCCGTTAACACTCCTTGAAGTACAAAAAGCTTGTTTTGGCTTGCTGACTCTATACTTTCATTAAGCTTTTCTTTAAGGACTTCTACATCGGTTGTATTTGCCCAATCCGATTGCATACTAGATTTTCGATCCCACAACCAATTGTTGAATTCATCATCATATAGAGACCTTATATCTAATGTATTCGTATAACGCTGATGATCACTGCCGTATAAAACAATGACACGCTTATTTTCATCCCAAAGTTGTTCTAAAGGTACATGAACCCCATATGATGAAGGAATTAATAATTCTCCGAACGTATTTATGAGTAGGCTATTTAAGTAGTCGTAGCTTTTCTGGGTCATTTCGTAAAAGTGCTGGAAGTCTAAGATTATGATTTCTTTTTCATTATTTTCTATAAACCTTTTAGAGGCAGTTAGTATTTCATCTACAGGTTCACCGTATAAGCCATGAAGAGTTCGTAAGTTAGTTTCTTGTATTTGATAGTCATCAAATACCGGTTGCCATACATTTGGTGCAACACGCAAATCAAAATAACGAATCCCTTCATTTAATTGTTGCTCAATAGTCAGCCCTTGTGTTTGTGACCAGTCAGCAACGATAGACTTTCCTGCTTGTGCAGCTCCGTTTTGTAACAAATTCTTTAGATCCCAAAAGTCTGGACCCGGATCTCTTGGATCATTCGCATCATCCATAGTGGCTGTCCCAGAATCATGTGTACCTGGTAAAATAACCTCACGTAATGTTCGTTCCCCAAACTCAGGGTTTACCATACTAACTTGCTCCATCCAATTTGAATTGTCGTTTGCAGCACTAGCAATATTGCTAGTTTTTACAATGGGGATAACTAGAAGTACAACAATCATTGTAAGAAATAAGGATTTCAAGGCTTTTTTCAATATAAGAACCTCCTTTAGTTTTATAATTAATATATTATATAATTTAGAATTTTCTATAAACTATGAATATCAATGGTAATAGCTGAAAATCTAGCAAAAATCTTCTTTTTTCGCTAAAATTCTTTAATTATTAAATAAAGTGATAAATATACTTATTTAACTATATTGAAAAATTGTAATTACTAGTCACAAGATGTATACAATTGAAGTATGTGATTAGAGGAAAATTGCCAATACTTATCGAAAAATGTAACAACAGGTTTTGCTATTAATTTAGTAAGAAGGTGAATGGATGTTAAGCGTAACAGATATTATGACAAAAGTAGATGAGTTCCTTTATGAGCATAGTTCAATTTATGAAGCAATCGATATAATGAGAAGGCTCAAATGGAATACGATTCCTGTATGTGATAAAAATCAGAAATTAGTTGGTGTTTTTACGAGGAGCATTCTATATAAACAATTAATAAATCATACTAATCTGTCTAGCAAAATAGGAGATTATATTCGCAAAGAAGTATATGTGCTGCCGACTAATACACCGTACGAAAAATTATATCCACTTACTCTTGAAAGCAAAGTAGGTACTGCAGTTGTAATAGATGAGTGTAGTAAAGTAGTCGGTCTCGTAACGAAAACAGATTTAGTAGTGACATTTTTACAATCGTCACAATATTTAACGAATCAATTAGAAAAGATATTAGAAACATCTCAGTTAGGTGCATGCATGACTGATGAGAACGGATATATTTCATATGTAAATGAACAGCTTTGTTCCATTTTTGAAATTAATGAACAAGATGTACTTCATGAAGATGTCACAAATTATTTGCCAAAACATTATTTAAATGACTTGGAAAGAGACGTACCAAGAAGGATGACATTCAATCATCACCACACGATTGTGAGAGTTTCGACATATAACTTACTTAATGGAAAAAAAGGATACATCGCTTTATTTCAAAATGTAACAGAAATAGAACAAATAGCTCAAGAATTAGAGACTGTAAAGAAACTTAAAAGATTAGTAGAAACAGCGATAGATAATGCCTATGACGGAATTTTAATGATAAATGAGGAAGCAAAAATTATTTTCTTTAATTCGATGTTATGCGATTTATTTGAGTTGGACTCACATTTGATAAAAAATCAACATGTTGATCAAATTTTTCCTCATTTCAATTTGCAAGAGGTTATGAAGACAGGTGTTGCTACTGTAAGTAAGGTTATGAAGATCAAGGGTATTAAATACATGCTTCATCGTATTCCTGTTTATCAAGACAACAAGATTATTGGAGCAATTGGTAAAATCAGCTTTCGTCAACTAAATGAAGTCCAAGAACAATTTAGAAAAATCGACCAAGAAACTAAATCAATTAGTATAAGTAATCATGTAACTGAAACATCTAGGTATTCATTTGATCACATCATTACAAGAAGTGCTAATATGGAAAAATTAATAAGAAGTGTAAGGAAGGCTGCTAAGGGGAAATCTACTATTTTAGTTCGAGGAGAAAGTGGGACAGGGAAGGAACTTTTTGCTCATGCTATTCATAGTGTCAGTATGACTAGTAATGGTCCTTTTGTTACAGTGAATTGTGCTGCTATACCTGAGCATTTACTGGAATCTGAATTTTTTGGTTATGAAGCTGGGGCTTTTACTGGTGCTAAACAAAAGGGGAAATACGGAAAATTCGATCATGCAAATGAGGGTACGCTGTTTTTGGATGAAGTCGGTGATATGTCCTTGCAGCTTCAAGCGAAACTATTAAGGGTATTACAAGAAAAGGAGTTTTATAGAGTTGGAGGAAATGACAGGATTCAAGTAAATGTTAGAATTATTGCAGCGACAAACCGACCCTTAGAAAACATGGTAGAAAGTGGTGAATTTAGAGAAGACTTATATTATCGACTTAACGTCATTTCATTTGAAGTACCTCCCTTAAGGAAGCGACAGGAAGATATACTAATTTTAAGTGATGCTTTTATAGACGATCTAAATCAAATAAATGGCACGAGTATAACGGGGATCGATGATTATGCCAAAAAGGTTATGTTGTCATACGAATGGCCTGGAAATATACGTGAACTTCGCAATGTAATAGAAAGAGGTATGGTTTTTGCAGAGCATGGGAAGATTGAAGCTCATGATTTACCTGATTACTTACTAAATAAAGTAAAGATACATTCTATTGGCATAGAAAATTCCATGAACAAACAAGCATTATTGAATGAGGCAGAAATGAGAGTTATTAAAGAAATGATGGAAAAAGTAGAAGGTAATAAAACAAAAGCTGCAAAAATGCTAGGTATAAGTCGCTCTCTACTATATAAAAAACTTGAAAAATATCAACTTATGTAAATGGTGTTTCCTTAATATTGACTTCATTTGTCTTAATGGAAGACAATCAATTAAACCGACTGTATTAATAATATACACTTTAATGATCATTATTCTCAGATTTACAAAGAGTATTAATGTGTATTCGGAATATAATTACTAAATAACTATATATAGTAATGAGGTATATGGATTTTACAATTTTTATAACTATTTGGCACAGAACTTGCTAATATTACGAAAGAGGATTTGTTCATGAAGAGTACAGAAGGATGGAGTTATAAAAACTTAAGGTGTCCTATTTTGTAAGGAATTCTCAATCAGAGGATCGTCTAGCTTATTGTGAACTTTACTAGTTAATGCAATATGTGGAATGG contains:
- a CDS encoding sigma 54-interacting transcriptional regulator is translated as MLSVTDIMTKVDEFLYEHSSIYEAIDIMRRLKWNTIPVCDKNQKLVGVFTRSILYKQLINHTNLSSKIGDYIRKEVYVLPTNTPYEKLYPLTLESKVGTAVVIDECSKVVGLVTKTDLVVTFLQSSQYLTNQLEKILETSQLGACMTDENGYISYVNEQLCSIFEINEQDVLHEDVTNYLPKHYLNDLERDVPRRMTFNHHHTIVRVSTYNLLNGKKGYIALFQNVTEIEQIAQELETVKKLKRLVETAIDNAYDGILMINEEAKIIFFNSMLCDLFELDSHLIKNQHVDQIFPHFNLQEVMKTGVATVSKVMKIKGIKYMLHRIPVYQDNKIIGAIGKISFRQLNEVQEQFRKIDQETKSISISNHVTETSRYSFDHIITRSANMEKLIRSVRKAAKGKSTILVRGESGTGKELFAHAIHSVSMTSNGPFVTVNCAAIPEHLLESEFFGYEAGAFTGAKQKGKYGKFDHANEGTLFLDEVGDMSLQLQAKLLRVLQEKEFYRVGGNDRIQVNVRIIAATNRPLENMVESGEFREDLYYRLNVISFEVPPLRKRQEDILILSDAFIDDLNQINGTSITGIDDYAKKVMLSYEWPGNIRELRNVIERGMVFAEHGKIEAHDLPDYLLNKVKIHSIGIENSMNKQALLNEAEMRVIKEMMEKVEGNKTKAAKMLGISRSLLYKKLEKYQLM
- a CDS encoding metal ABC transporter solute-binding protein, Zn/Mn family, coding for MSLLNRVYVIAIMIMLVLVGCSNQNSNTVTTSPTNDETLQIYTTLYPLEDFTKKIGQEHVEVVSVIPAGADAHTFEPTPKKMIEIANANLFIYSSNQLENYVDSMKDALEKENVKFVATADKLMNEEQNHSEEEENHSEEEKPEENEHEDSDHDQHDDDLNPHVWLDPTFAIELAEEIKDALAALKPEAKDDFENNFLLLKEKLTKLDHQLQTTIEQAERREILVSHAAYSYWESRYGINQIAVAGISSTNEPSQKQLAEIIETANEHQIKYILLEQNVKPKVTDVIKNELNATPLQIHNLSVLTDNDITNGEDYFSLMEKNLETLKIALN
- a CDS encoding phosphatidylinositol-specific phospholipase C domain-containing protein, with protein sequence MKKALKSLFLTMIVVLLVIPIVKTSNIASAANDNSNWMEQVSMVNPEFGERTLREVILPGTHDSGTATMDDANDPRDPGPDFWDLKNLLQNGAAQAGKSIVADWSQTQGLTIEQQLNEGIRYFDLRVAPNVWQPVFDDYQIQETNLRTLHGLYGEPVDEILTASKRFIENNEKEIIILDFQHFYEMTQKSYDYLNSLLINTFGELLIPSSYGVHVPLEQLWDENKRVIVLYGSDHQRYTNTLDIRSLYDDEFNNWLWDRKSSMQSDWANTTDVEVLKEKLNESIESASQNKLFVLQGVLTADEDVIVDAVLGGFDPFSATGVNSLHDLVRLANNEIPTLVQNEWSSKPLNIIMLDWFHETDIVDIIKSMNEGSTFDGPDKEELTLIATISSEGGPQSGQKHRSSNNFSTANLPAGTQKLYWEIVDTSNAAKISFSVKEDVSIWTDPIIFNSLKNGSYTEVIKNDSLYIADPLSTSGQSFTVNIYAVK
- a CDS encoding MATE family efflux transporter; protein product: MKETNTKSEKLKQFTSILIPILITQLGMFSMNFFDTIMSGHAGKNDLAGVAIGSSLWVPIFTGLAGILMALTPIVSQYVGADETRKVSFSVIQAVYLSLVIALVVFIIGLFFLEPIINAMDLDNHVSNIAFDYLKALSFGLLPLFFYNVLRFFIDGLGQTRTTMIITLISLPINVLLNYLLIFGKFGFPKLGGVGAGYASAITYWCLLIITIFIIKKVQPFAKFQLFSKFERLSFTAWKEQIKIGVPIGFAIFFETSIFAAVTLLMSQFNTDTIAAHQAALNFSSFLYMLPLSISMALTISVGFEVGANRYKDAVQYSYLGISIAVILAIGCAVGLFIFRDTVAGLYSTDPTVLSLTKQFLFFAIFFQLSDAIGSPIQGALRGYKDVNVTFMLAFVSYWIIGLPLGYILANYTSFDAFGYWIGLISGLTVGAICLFTRLIFIQRNKFVAHKMELLQGKN
- a CDS encoding YjcZ family sporulation protein; the encoded protein is MCGYGGVAGAGYPGYGYGPGVGGAFGSGFALIVVLFILLIIVLVGVCAIV